DNA sequence from the Candidatus Nanopelagicales bacterium genome:
ACCCCAGGGTGCTGCTCGTCTCGATCACGAGGATGTCCCAGAAGCCGTTCCCGTCGTCGCACGGCCACGGTCCGGTCGCCGCGAACGCGATGCGGTTGCCGGTCCACACCGGGTGGCTGCACTCCGGTCCGAACCACTCGACCCTGCCGGTCTGCAGGTTCTTGCCGAACAGCCGCGCCCACGGGTGCACGTTCGGCATGAGCGAGTTCGACGAGGCGCAGAACAGCAGCCAGCTGCCATCGGGGGAGAACGCCAGGCCGGAGTGCGTGGACTCCAGACAGTCCCCCAGGTTGCCACTCGCGTCGCGGTCCACGGCGCTGATGGCTCCGGTGGCCAGCGTCTTGACGTACACGTGGGGGCACCCGTCGGCTACCCCGGGGACCAGGTTCGTGGCCGCCGAGATGAACGCGACCCGTGATCCGTCCGGGGACCAGGTCGCGCTGCCGGCCTCGGCGTTGCCGCCCCTGCCGGCCGCGTCGGCATTGACGCGGACGATGGCCCCGGCGGAGGTGGTGGGGCCCGTCGACGTGCTCCCGCCGGCGGAACCCCCGGAACCGCCGGTCCCCCCAGAACCGGCGGACCCGCCGCCCGCCGGGACGGGAACGGTCACCCGCACCACGGCACCACGGATCCCGGAGACGGAGACGACGATGCGCACGGGGGTCGTGACCGACGCCGGGAAGGCGCACCGGATGCGCGCCTGGGTCGCCGCCCTCGGCGGCCTCGGCACGAGCCCGACCACGCGACACGTCAGCGGACCGTCCTTGATCCTCAGCCGGCTCGGTGAGGTCACCCGCCAGGACTTCCGGAGCGACACCGTGACGGTGCTGGCCGTCGCGGCCGTCACGACCGCGGGAACGACCCGGGCGACGGACGACGACGTGCCCGCACCCGCGGGGACGGGCAGCCCCGTGAGGACGAGCGTGGCGGTGGCGACGATGGCGGCGGGGCGCGTGAGGTTCCACATGGTGGGCCGTCCTGTCCTGGAAGCGATCCGACGCCCCCGAAGGTCTCGCCCCCACCCACCCGGCGTCGTCGTCCACCTGCGCCACGTTGGGCGGCGCGACCGCGATGCGTCTCAGCCGGTCATCGCGGCGACGGCGGACAGCCGGTCGGGAGCGCCCAGCTTCGTCCGGGCGTTCTCGACCAGCCGCCGGACCGTGGGTCGCCCCACCCCCAGGCGACGGGCGATGTCCGTGTACGTCGCTCCTCGCGCCACCAGGTCGAGCACCATCCGCTCGCGCTCGGTGAGCAGGCCGGATCGGTCGGGCGCCCTGCGCGCGGCGCGCGGAACCCCGGCCAGACGCAGCGAGCGGTGGACCCGGGCGAGCAGTGGGGCCATGGCCGCCTCGGACGCCGCCTCCTCGACCCGCAGCAGTGCGTCGACGGCTCCCGGGTCCCCGACCAGCCGGCGCGCCTCGGCAGCCCCCCAGCGGGCCCGCAGCGCCAGGCCGAACGACCGCTGCAGTGCCGCATCGGCCACCGCCTCGAGCTCCGCCGCTGCCCGGGCCGGATCCTCGGCGAGACCCGTCACGGCCCAGGCCTCCCGCACCAGCAACCGGTCGATCCGGGTCGGGCTGGCGTCGCGCGGCGGGGTCACCGCCTGCCCGAGGTCGTGCTGCGCCCACGCGCGCAGCGGCTGGAGATGTCCCCTGACGTACGTGAGCGCGTACTCGTCGACGTCACCCCGCAACGCCGCGTCGGCCACCTCCACGGTCAGGGCGGGCCGACCGGCCGCCAGGTGGGCCCAGGCGTGCAGGAGGTAGAGGCCAGCGTCGCCGGCGTCGACCACCGCAGGCGGGAGCGCGGGCAGGAGGGCCTCGGCCGCCTCTACCAGCCCCAACTCGATCAGGCACAGCGCCCGGGTGTTGCGGGACTGGTCGAGGGTCAGCCGGTCGACCGCGGCGGACAGCACGGCGTCGACCTCCTCGAGCGCCTCGCGGAAGCACCCGCGGAACATGAGCAGGTTGGCCGCCATCGCACGGAACTGCGCCTGCCACTCCCCGAGCCCCAGCTGAGCGGCCAGCCCCGCCATCTCGTGGGCGAGCGTGAGACCCGCCTCCTGGTCCCCGTTCGACTCCTGCCAGGTGACCACGTTGTTGGAGGTCCGCATCAGTGCGTCGACGTCCCCCTCGTCGCGGGCCGCGTCGCGCCCCGCCGACCACTCGGCCAGACCCTCACCCTGTCGGATGTAGGCGAGGATGCCGGCGGCGTTGAGCAGGGCCGCGCGGCCCGGGCCCTCGCCCGTCAGAGCCAGCGCGCGCGCCAGCATCTCCTCGTGCTCGGGCCGCGGGCCGACCGACAGGGCCTCGCGGGTCACCAGCTCCCCGAGGAGCGCCGCCTCGACGGCGGTGCCGGTGCCCTCGACCACCGCCGTCCCGGCGCGAGCGGCGGCGACCGCCTCCTCCGCGGAGCCGAGGTGCCACAGGGCCCGGGCACGTGCCAGCGCGAGCCGGCCAGCGTCCTGCCGGGACAAGGCGCTGGGGTCCAGCCGGTCCGCGGCTTTCACCACCTCCCCGGGTCGACCCGCGGTCGACCAGGCCTCCAGCGCCCACAGCCACAGCGCCTCCCGCCGCTCGTCCTGGCAGGCGTCGGCCGCCAGCTGGAGCATGCGGGCCCGGTCGACCGGCTGGTCCGTGGCGCCGGCCGCCTCGAGGGCACGGGCGACGGCCGGCTCTGCATCGCCGGCGGCGGCCAGGTGGGCCGCGGCGGCGGCCGGGTCGTCGGTCGCCGCGGCCAACGTCCGGTGGACCTCCCGGACCTGTTCCGGATCCGCGGCGGCCACGACCGCGTCGGCGACGAGCGCATGGTGGATGCGGACCGCACCGTCCTCGGTCCGAGTCGCGATGCCGGCACGCACCAGCGCGTCGGTGTTGTCGTCCGGGGGGAGCGGCCGGTCCGCCAGGGCGAGACCCAGAGCGCACGTCGCCAGGCGCCCGGGCAGGCTCTCCACCG
Encoded proteins:
- a CDS encoding helix-turn-helix transcriptional regulator; the protein is MEHVLLSHWAPDLAAQAFPDAVVVAVRDTADVATAVEAASRGERVAACLDGDDVADDILGLLVAELRRTGEVEFVNHPQPRPVDDLPADAVALLQHLAAGRTLGEAARLEHVSRRTADRRVAAARRILGVRSTAEAVAALRSAGVGTGGGAPAPRRQVSLVGRDADLALMIGRLTDDRSVVLVGEGGVGKTALLRAAAAATGRARYVTSGQETLRWSEYRVLGRALPDVSLVGDVEAVAARVERVVGPGVLVVDDVHLVDEGTLAVLCALSGRVTLLLAARPDDEPPGGGSVVHGPVARLTESGIDALPVASLPDAEVARLATSLAPGLVPTDVERVVQRAGGLPLLVEFLCGDPTAPMGRGLVPAVESLPGRLATCALGLALADRPLPPDDNTDALVRAGIATRTEDGAVRIHHALVADAVVAAADPEQVREVHRTLAAATDDPAAAAAHLAAAGDAEPAVARALEAAGATDQPVDRARMLQLAADACQDERREALWLWALEAWSTAGRPGEVVKAADRLDPSALSRQDAGRLALARARALWHLGSAEEAVAAARAGTAVVEGTGTAVEAALLGELVTREALSVGPRPEHEEMLARALALTGEGPGRAALLNAAGILAYIRQGEGLAEWSAGRDAARDEGDVDALMRTSNNVVTWQESNGDQEAGLTLAHEMAGLAAQLGLGEWQAQFRAMAANLLMFRGCFREALEEVDAVLSAAVDRLTLDQSRNTRALCLIELGLVEAAEALLPALPPAVVDAGDAGLYLLHAWAHLAAGRPALTVEVADAALRGDVDEYALTYVRGHLQPLRAWAQHDLGQAVTPPRDASPTRIDRLLVREAWAVTGLAEDPARAAAELEAVADAALQRSFGLALRARWGAAEARRLVGDPGAVDALLRVEEAASEAAMAPLLARVHRSLRLAGVPRAARRAPDRSGLLTERERMVLDLVARGATYTDIARRLGVGRPTVRRLVENARTKLGAPDRLSAVAAMTG